Proteins encoded by one window of Myxocyprinus asiaticus isolate MX2 ecotype Aquarium Trade chromosome 35, UBuf_Myxa_2, whole genome shotgun sequence:
- the LOC127426101 gene encoding protein Wnt-4a-like: protein MSSGYLIRSLLMLFLALFSANASNWLYLAKLSSVGSISDEETCEKLRGLIQRQVQICKRNVEVMDAVRRGAQLAIDECQFQFRNRRWNCSTLESVPVFGKVVTQGTREAAFVYAISASSVAFAVTRACSSGELDKCGCDRNVHGVSPEGFQWSGCSDNIAYGVAFSQSFVDVRERGKGQSSNRALMNLHNNEAGRKAILNHMRVECKCHGVSGSCEVKTCWKAMPPFRKVGNIIKEKFDGATEVELRKVGTTKVLVPRNSQFKPHTDEDLVYLDPSPDFCEHDPRTPGILGTVGRFCNKTSKAIDGCELMCCGRGFHTEEVEVVDRCSCKFHWCCYVKCKQCRKMVEMHTCR from the exons ATACCTGGCAAAGCTGTCATCGGTGGGAAGTATTTCTGACGAAGAAACGTGCGAGAAGCTCCGGGGACTCATTCAGAGGCAGGTTCAGATCTGCAAGCGTAATGTGGAGGTGATGGATGCCGTCCGCAGGGGTGCGCAGCTTGCCATTGACGAGTGCCAGTTTCAGTTCCGCAACCGACGCTGGAACTGCTCAACGCTAGAGAGTGTTCCTGTCTTTGGAAAAGTGGTCACCCAAG GAACTAGGGAAGCTGCCTTTGTGTACGCCATATCTGCCTCTAGCGTAGCCTTTGCAGTGACACGGGCGTGCAGCAGCGGAGAGCTCGACAAGTGTGGATGTGACCGCAATGTACATGGTGTCAGTCCCGAGG GTTTCCAGTGGTCAGGATGTTCTGACAACATTGCCTACGGAGTTGCTTTTTCCCAGTCTTTTGTAGACGTCAGGGAAAGAGGTAAAGGACAGTCATCCAACAGAGCCTTAATGAACCTTCATAATAATGAGGCAGGAAGAAAG GCAATTCTGAACCACATGAGAGTGGAATGTAAGTGCCATGGTGTTTCAGGCTCCTGCGAGGTGAAGACCTGCTGGAAGGCCATGCCACCTTTCCGCAAAGTGGGTAACATTATCAAGGAGAAATTTGATGGAGCCACAGAAGTCGAACTGCGAAAAGTGGGTACCACCAAAGTTCTGGTTCCACGGAACTCACAGTTCAAACCGCACACCGATGAAGATCTGGTATACCTGGACCCAAGCCCAGACTTCTGCGAACACGACCCCAGAACACCGGGTATACTGGGAACTGTGGGTCGCTTTTGCAACAAGACCTCAAAGGCCATCGATGGCTGCGAGCTTATGTGCTGCGGTCGAGGATTCCACACAGAGGAGGTGGAGGTGGTGGACCGATGCAGCTGCAAGTTCCACTGGTGTTGCTATGTCAAATGCAAACAGTGCCGTAAGATGGTGGAGATGCACACGTGTCGGTGA